A genomic region of Microlunatus sagamiharensis contains the following coding sequences:
- the mutM gene encoding bifunctional DNA-formamidopyrimidine glycosylase/DNA-(apurinic or apyrimidinic site) lyase has product MPELPEVETVRRGLAGLITGQRVERVSVLHPRPVRRHLAGPDDFAATLTGRTFVEPARRGKYLWLPFADGDALLAHLGMSGQFRLDAPEAPLAPNTRVLFDLEGGAQLRFVDQRMFGGLSLSVGGAALPAEVAHIGRDPFDPEFDPVAVGRRIRARRTGVKRALLDQQVVSGIGNIYADEALWLSRTHYARGTWSLSAAKVAEVLDAATTVMGRALRAGGTSFDALYVDVNGSSGYFDRALAVYGQEGRPCPRCGTPVRREPFMNRSSFRCPRCQRTPVASARAA; this is encoded by the coding sequence GTGCCCGAGCTCCCCGAGGTCGAGACCGTCCGCCGCGGCCTGGCCGGCCTCATCACCGGGCAGCGCGTCGAGCGGGTCAGCGTGCTGCACCCGCGCCCGGTGCGGCGCCACCTCGCCGGTCCCGACGACTTCGCGGCGACGCTGACCGGGCGGACCTTCGTCGAGCCCGCCCGCCGCGGCAAGTACCTCTGGCTGCCGTTCGCCGACGGCGACGCCCTGCTCGCCCACCTGGGCATGAGCGGGCAGTTCCGCCTCGACGCGCCCGAGGCGCCGCTCGCCCCCAACACCCGCGTGCTCTTCGACCTCGAGGGCGGTGCGCAGCTGCGCTTCGTCGACCAGCGGATGTTCGGTGGGCTGTCGCTGTCCGTCGGCGGGGCCGCGCTGCCGGCCGAGGTCGCCCACATCGGGCGCGACCCCTTCGACCCCGAGTTCGACCCGGTCGCGGTCGGGCGGCGGATCCGCGCGCGGCGCACCGGCGTCAAGCGCGCGCTGCTCGACCAGCAGGTCGTCTCCGGGATCGGCAACATCTACGCCGACGAGGCGCTGTGGCTGTCGCGCACGCACTACGCCCGCGGCACGTGGTCGCTGTCGGCGGCCAAGGTGGCGGAGGTGCTGGACGCGGCGACCACGGTGATGGGCCGTGCCCTGCGGGCGGGCGGCACCTCCTTCGACGCGCTCTACGTCGACGTCAACGGCTCGAGCGGCTACTTCGACCGGGCCCTCGCCGTCTACGGCCAGGAGGGCCGGCCGTGCCCGCGGTGCGGCACGCCGGTGCGGCGCGAGCCGTTCATGAACCGTTCCTCGTTCCGCTGCCCGCGCTGCCAGCGCACCCCGGTCGCGTCGGCGCGAGCCGCGTGA
- a CDS encoding GtrA family protein: MKRLGHYVFVRHRQNWNLLFRFGLVGGSGVLVNLLVLVVLRRTGPHFDDVLIDLPLTSFNIRWYHLYSTIAFLVANLWNFQLNRHFTFRSAKHSGWFREYGPFLAVGFVAQLIGLGLLTLLMHPGSFLALPRTLLDDSSGLRNRLYWAQLIVIVVTVPLSFVVNKLWTFSSVRGGQHPTLTEEGVAEEHDGTTPPPSLATTAADPAPRTGGPGTP, from the coding sequence GTGAAACGCCTCGGCCACTACGTCTTCGTGCGCCACCGCCAGAACTGGAACCTGCTGTTCCGCTTCGGGCTGGTGGGCGGGTCGGGCGTGCTCGTGAACCTGCTGGTCCTCGTCGTCCTGCGGCGCACCGGGCCCCACTTCGACGACGTCCTCATCGACCTGCCGCTCACCAGCTTCAACATCCGCTGGTACCACCTCTACTCGACCATCGCCTTCCTCGTGGCGAACCTCTGGAACTTCCAGCTGAACCGGCACTTCACGTTCCGCAGCGCGAAGCACTCCGGGTGGTTCCGCGAGTACGGGCCCTTCCTCGCGGTCGGCTTCGTCGCCCAGCTCATCGGGCTGGGCCTGCTGACCCTGCTCATGCACCCCGGGTCCTTCCTGGCTCTCCCGCGCACGCTGCTGGACGACTCGAGCGGTCTGCGCAACCGCCTCTACTGGGCCCAGCTGATCGTCATCGTGGTCACCGTCCCGCTCTCGTTCGTGGTCAACAAGCTCTGGACGTTCTCCTCCGTCCGCGGCGGTCAGCACCCGACGCTGACCGAGGAGGGTGTGGCCGAGGAGCACGACGGCACGACCCCCCCGCCGAGCCTGGCCACGACCGCGGCCGACCCGGCCCCGCGCACGGGCGGTCCCGGCACCCCCTGA